A genomic region of Acidobacteriota bacterium contains the following coding sequences:
- a CDS encoding NADH-quinone oxidoreductase subunit M, which translates to MPMLSLIVFLPLAGAPVALVTGDREGERDALVRWLSLAVSLVVFALTLMLCAGFDASPAGAEFQFIEKREWIPAFGISYHLGVDGISLLLIVLTGFLTPIALLSSWGSVTKRTPAFSFFILALETGMLGVFASLDLFLFYVFWDAMLVPMYFLIGVWGYDRRIYAAVKFILYTMAGSVLMLIAIIGLAYLHYSATGAYSFNLLDLYRLDIPRNLSVWFFLAFTLAFAIKVPLFPFHTWLPDAHVEAPTAGSVILAGVLLKMGTYGLVRFSFPLFPDVAAAFAPYLAVLAVVGIVYGALVAMVQPDMKKLVAYSSVSHLGFVVLGICAMNVQGMQGAVYQMLNHGVSTGGLFLIVGMLSDRRHTRLISEFGGLKKVTPQLVAAFLIITLASIAMPGLNGFIGEFLILVGAWRWDPRYAAIAATGVILSAVYMLWMFQRVNYGPVTKDENGRMKDLSTREWTILVPIVAMSILMGLLPAPFLRAMEPSVNRVVERVINRQPAVVLKKGSGAFFGSDPTAEKGSRPLFHHVD; encoded by the coding sequence ATGCCGATGCTTTCGTTGATCGTCTTCCTGCCGCTCGCCGGCGCGCCCGTCGCGCTCGTCACCGGCGACCGCGAGGGAGAGCGCGACGCGCTCGTGCGCTGGCTCTCGCTCGCCGTGTCGCTCGTCGTCTTTGCGCTGACGCTGATGCTGTGTGCGGGCTTCGACGCCTCGCCGGCCGGCGCCGAGTTCCAGTTCATCGAGAAGCGGGAGTGGATCCCGGCTTTCGGGATCTCCTATCACCTCGGCGTGGACGGGATCAGCCTGCTGCTCATCGTGCTGACCGGCTTTCTGACGCCCATCGCGCTGCTGTCGTCGTGGGGCTCGGTGACGAAGAGGACGCCTGCGTTCAGCTTCTTCATCCTGGCGCTCGAGACGGGCATGCTCGGCGTGTTCGCGTCGCTCGACCTGTTCCTGTTCTACGTCTTCTGGGACGCGATGCTGGTGCCGATGTATTTCCTCATCGGCGTGTGGGGATACGACCGGCGCATCTACGCGGCCGTCAAGTTCATCCTGTACACGATGGCGGGCAGCGTCCTGATGCTCATCGCGATCATCGGGCTCGCCTACCTCCACTACAGCGCGACGGGGGCGTACAGCTTCAACCTGCTGGATCTCTACCGGCTGGACATCCCGCGGAACCTGTCGGTCTGGTTCTTCCTCGCCTTCACGCTGGCCTTCGCGATCAAGGTGCCGCTGTTCCCGTTCCACACGTGGCTGCCCGACGCGCACGTGGAGGCGCCGACGGCCGGGTCGGTCATCCTGGCGGGCGTGCTGCTGAAGATGGGGACGTACGGCCTGGTGCGCTTCTCGTTCCCGCTGTTCCCGGACGTCGCCGCCGCGTTCGCGCCGTACCTCGCGGTGCTGGCGGTGGTGGGCATCGTCTACGGCGCGCTGGTCGCGATGGTGCAGCCGGACATGAAGAAGCTGGTGGCCTACTCGAGCGTCAGCCACCTGGGCTTCGTCGTCCTCGGCATCTGCGCGATGAACGTGCAGGGGATGCAGGGGGCCGTCTACCAGATGCTGAACCACGGCGTCAGCACCGGCGGGCTGTTCCTGATCGTCGGCATGCTCTCGGACAGGCGGCACACGCGGCTGATCTCGGAGTTCGGCGGGCTGAAGAAGGTCACGCCGCAGCTGGTGGCGGCGTTCCTGATCATCACGCTCGCCTCGATCGCGATGCCGGGGCTCAACGGCTTCATCGGCGAGTTCCTGATCCTCGTCGGCGCGTGGCGCTGGGATCCGCGGTATGCGGCGATTGCCGCCACCGGCGTCATCCTCTCCGCCGTGTACATGCTCTGGATGTTCCAGCGCGTCAACTACGGGCCGGTGACGAAGGACGAGAACGGGCGGATGAAGGACCTCTCCACGCGCGAGTGGACGATCCTCGTGCCGATCGTGGCCATGTCGATCCTGATGGGCCTGCTGCCCGCGCCGTTCCTGCGGGCGATGGAGCCGTCGGTGAACCGCGTGGTCGAGCGTGTGATCAACCGGCAGCCCGCGGTGGTGCTGAAAAAGGGGTCGGGAGCCTTTTTCGGCAGCGACCCGACCGCCGAAAAAGGCTCCCGACCCCTTTTCCACCATGTCGACTGA
- a CDS encoding NADH-quinone oxidoreductase subunit N has translation MSTDFAAIIPILTVTLAACAAMVAEAFRRPGERMPIGGLGIIGLAGAAAASVFLWGRDASGFGVIRADNFSLFFNLVLAGIGVLTILLSGQAIEREGLPQGEYYALTLFAIAGMMMMAAATDLLVIFLALEILSLAVYVLTGLRRSSAVGAEAAFKYFLLGSFSSAFFLYGIAFTYVVTGSTRLDEVGVELAARSMEPGVLTLVAVGLLVAGFGFKVSAVPFHMWTPDAYEGAPTVVTAFMSTGVKAAAFAAFLRVFLSSFEPMRGDWVPLLWIISVATMVIGTVVGVAQSNIKRMLAYSSIAHAGYILVGLVAANTTGKAAVLFYLAAYAATNLGAFGVVALLGTREREHADIRDFAGLWNRRPGIAALMTIFLLSLGGLPPMAGFVGKWYVFAAAVSEGYYWLAIIGVLTSVISVFYYLRIVVMMFMTEGPEAAPIPVISRAGLAALGLATLAVLYLGILPTRVLDIALASVSTIF, from the coding sequence ATGTCGACTGACTTCGCCGCCATCATTCCGATCCTCACCGTCACGCTCGCGGCCTGCGCCGCGATGGTCGCCGAGGCGTTCCGCCGGCCGGGCGAGCGCATGCCGATCGGGGGCCTGGGCATCATCGGTCTGGCGGGCGCGGCCGCGGCGTCGGTCTTCCTGTGGGGCCGTGACGCCAGCGGCTTCGGCGTGATTCGCGCCGACAACTTCTCGCTCTTCTTCAACCTGGTGCTCGCCGGGATCGGCGTCCTGACGATCCTGCTGTCGGGCCAGGCGATCGAGCGCGAAGGGCTGCCGCAAGGGGAGTACTACGCCCTCACGCTCTTCGCGATCGCCGGCATGATGATGATGGCGGCGGCCACCGACCTGCTCGTCATCTTCCTGGCGCTCGAGATTCTCTCGCTGGCCGTCTACGTGCTCACCGGGCTGCGCCGCTCGAGCGCGGTCGGGGCGGAAGCCGCGTTCAAGTATTTCCTGCTGGGTTCGTTCTCGTCCGCCTTCTTCCTCTACGGAATCGCGTTCACCTACGTGGTCACCGGCAGCACGAGGCTGGATGAGGTGGGCGTGGAGCTGGCGGCGCGCTCGATGGAGCCCGGCGTGCTCACGCTGGTGGCCGTCGGGCTGCTCGTCGCCGGCTTCGGGTTCAAAGTGTCCGCGGTGCCGTTCCACATGTGGACGCCCGACGCGTACGAGGGAGCGCCCACGGTGGTCACCGCCTTCATGTCCACCGGCGTGAAGGCCGCGGCGTTTGCCGCGTTCCTGCGCGTGTTCCTGTCGTCGTTCGAGCCGATGCGCGGCGACTGGGTGCCGCTCCTCTGGATCATCTCGGTGGCGACGATGGTGATCGGGACGGTGGTGGGGGTGGCGCAGAGCAACATCAAGCGGATGCTCGCCTACTCGAGCATCGCGCACGCCGGCTACATCCTGGTGGGCCTGGTCGCCGCGAACACGACGGGGAAGGCGGCGGTGCTCTTCTACCTGGCGGCGTATGCGGCGACGAACCTGGGCGCGTTCGGCGTGGTGGCGCTGCTCGGCACGCGTGAGCGCGAGCACGCCGACATTCGCGACTTCGCCGGGCTCTGGAACCGCCGCCCCGGCATTGCGGCCCTGATGACGATCTTCCTGCTGTCGCTCGGCGGCCTGCCGCCGATGGCCGGGTTCGTGGGCAAGTGGTACGTCTTCGCCGCCGCGGTGTCGGAAGGCTACTACTGGCTCGCGATCATCGGCGTGCTGACGAGCGTCATCTCCGTCTTCTACTACCTGCGCATCGTCGTCATGATGTTCATGACGGAAGGGCCCGAGGCGGCGCCGATCCCCGTCATTTCGCGCGCAGGCCTCGCGGCGCTTGGGCTGGCGACGCTCGCGGTCCTCTATCTCGGCATCCTCCCGACACGAGTGCTCGACATCGCGCTCGCGTCTGTCAGCACGATCTTTTAG
- a CDS encoding L-seryl-tRNA(Sec) selenium transferase — protein PEAPRSVAAGAAVVCFSGDKLLGGPQAGLIVGGRDLLQRIRRHPLMRAFRADKMTYAALEATLQAYAEGRASEEVPVARMIAMPRARVAARAAALAGALRSAGYEVALKDGVSTIGGGSAPGSELPTTLVAIARDGLSAGALDARLRASQPPIVARIEDDRIVIDLRTVLPADEPLLLGALKAAV, from the coding sequence GCCGGAGGCGCCGCGCAGCGTGGCGGCCGGCGCGGCGGTGGTCTGCTTCAGCGGCGACAAGCTGCTCGGCGGCCCGCAGGCCGGCTTGATTGTCGGAGGTCGCGACCTGCTCCAGCGGATCCGCAGGCACCCGCTGATGCGCGCGTTCCGGGCCGACAAGATGACCTACGCGGCGCTCGAGGCCACGCTGCAGGCGTATGCCGAGGGGCGCGCGTCCGAGGAGGTGCCGGTCGCGCGCATGATCGCCATGCCGCGCGCGCGCGTCGCCGCGCGCGCCGCGGCGCTCGCCGGCGCGCTGCGCAGCGCCGGCTATGAGGTCGCGCTGAAGGATGGCGTCTCGACGATCGGCGGCGGCAGCGCGCCCGGGTCGGAGCTGCCGACCACGCTTGTCGCCATCGCCCGCGACGGCCTCAGCGCCGGCGCGCTCGACGCACGACTGCGCGCCTCACAGCCGCCCATCGTCGCGAGGATCGAAGACGATCGGATCGTGATCGATCTCAGGACCGTGCTCCCGGCCGACGAGCCGTTGCTGCTCGGCGCGCTCAAGGCAGCTGTCTAA
- the selA gene encoding L-seryl-tRNA(Sec) selenium transferase: MPDYRVIPSIEHLRQRPAVRELEARHGHALVVDALREETDALRARMAAGSGIPADHAAAASAIEREVAARVASLAAASLRRVINATGVIVHTNLGRAPLSSRAAAQAADVASGYSNLEFDLAAGGRGARDTHAERLLCRLTGADAAVVVNNNAAATMVILAALAHGREVVISRGELVEIGGGFRVPDVLAQSGALLREVGTTNRTRAADYAAAISDRTALILRVHPSNFRVSGFTERPAL, encoded by the coding sequence ATGCCAGATTACCGAGTGATTCCGTCGATCGAACACCTGCGGCAGCGCCCCGCCGTGCGCGAGCTGGAAGCGCGGCACGGCCACGCGCTCGTCGTCGACGCGCTGCGCGAGGAAACCGACGCGCTGCGCGCGCGCATGGCGGCCGGATCCGGGATTCCCGCGGATCACGCCGCGGCCGCCTCGGCGATCGAGCGCGAGGTGGCGGCACGCGTGGCGTCGCTCGCCGCCGCGTCGCTGCGGCGCGTGATCAACGCCACCGGCGTGATCGTCCACACGAACCTCGGGCGCGCGCCGCTCAGCTCCCGCGCGGCCGCGCAGGCGGCGGACGTCGCGTCGGGCTACTCGAACCTCGAGTTCGACCTGGCGGCCGGCGGCCGCGGCGCGCGCGACACGCACGCCGAGCGGCTGCTCTGCCGCCTGACGGGCGCCGACGCCGCGGTCGTGGTCAACAACAACGCCGCGGCGACGATGGTCATCCTGGCCGCGCTCGCCCACGGCCGCGAGGTCGTGATCTCGCGCGGCGAGCTGGTGGAGATCGGCGGAGGGTTCCGCGTGCCCGACGTCCTGGCGCAGTCCGGCGCGCTGCTGCGCGAGGTCGGCACGACCAACCGCACGCGCGCGGCCGATTACGCCGCCGCGATCAGCGATCGCACGGCCCTCATCCTCCGCGTGCACCCGTCGAATTTCCGCGTAAGCGGCTTCACCGAGCGGCCCGCGCTCG
- a CDS encoding cold shock domain-containing protein, with protein MRITGKVKWFNNAKGYGFIEREGGSDVFVHFSAVQGNGYRTLEEGEAVEFEIVDGPKGPQAGNVTKAS; from the coding sequence ATGCGCATTACAGGCAAGGTCAAGTGGTTCAACAACGCCAAGGGTTACGGTTTCATCGAGCGCGAGGGGGGCAGCGACGTGTTCGTGCACTTCTCGGCGGTCCAGGGCAATGGCTACCGGACGCTCGAGGAAGGCGAGGCGGTTGAGTTCGAAATCGTTGACGGCCCCAAAGGCCCGCAGGCTGGCAACGTCACGAAGGCGAGCTAA
- the purH gene encoding bifunctional phosphoribosylaminoimidazolecarboxamide formyltransferase/IMP cyclohydrolase — MRALISVSDKTGLVDLARGLAARNVELVSTGGTARTLREAGLPVTPISDLTRFPEMLDGRVKTLHPAVHGGILARRSRPDDMATLATHAITPIDLVVVNLYPFAAAAAREDVGVPALIEEIDIGGPSMLRSAAKNFQDVLVVVDPADYRPVLEELARDGGPRREFRLELARKAFAHTAAYDDTIAATLGTVSVEANGYTRTPPVKDGALPAAMRVGLARIRPLRYGENPHQLAAWYAQDARAGFAAAQVIQGKELSYTNLLDLDAAARIALEFARPVAVVIKHTNPCGVATGLTIAEAYLRAREADPLSAFGGIVGLNRPVDAETATALTSTFLEAVVAPSVHDEAKPILAARTNLRVVIADFSAFAARRVVDLRSILGGVLAQERDSVEEARAQWPGGGLKVVTARTPSAVEWEALRFAWRICAHVKSNAVVFTGRDRTLAVGAGQMSRVDAVKVAVMKAGSALRGSVAASDAFFPFRDGLDAIAGAGATAVVQPGGSVRDAEVIAAADEHGLAMVFAGIRHFRH, encoded by the coding sequence ATGCGTGCACTCATAAGTGTTTCCGACAAAACGGGTTTAGTCGACCTGGCCCGGGGCCTCGCGGCCCGAAATGTCGAGCTCGTGTCCACCGGCGGCACCGCCAGAACCCTCCGGGAGGCCGGGCTTCCGGTCACCCCGATCTCCGACCTCACGCGGTTTCCCGAGATGCTCGACGGCCGCGTGAAGACCCTGCACCCCGCCGTTCACGGCGGCATCCTGGCGCGGCGCAGCCGCCCGGACGACATGGCCACGCTCGCGACCCACGCGATCACCCCGATCGACCTGGTGGTGGTCAACCTGTATCCGTTCGCCGCCGCCGCGGCCCGGGAGGACGTCGGCGTTCCGGCGCTGATCGAGGAAATCGACATCGGCGGCCCTTCGATGCTCCGGTCCGCCGCGAAGAATTTCCAGGATGTCCTGGTCGTCGTCGATCCCGCCGACTACCGTCCCGTGCTCGAGGAGCTGGCGAGGGACGGCGGGCCGAGGCGGGAGTTCAGGCTCGAGCTGGCGCGCAAGGCGTTTGCGCACACCGCCGCGTACGACGACACGATCGCGGCCACGCTCGGAACGGTCAGCGTCGAGGCGAACGGATACACGCGCACGCCGCCGGTGAAAGACGGCGCGCTGCCCGCGGCGATGCGCGTGGGGCTCGCGCGCATCCGCCCGTTGCGTTACGGCGAGAACCCTCACCAGCTCGCCGCGTGGTACGCGCAGGACGCCCGCGCGGGGTTCGCGGCGGCCCAGGTGATCCAGGGCAAGGAGCTGTCGTACACGAACCTGCTCGACCTGGATGCCGCCGCGCGCATCGCGCTGGAGTTCGCCAGGCCCGTCGCCGTCGTGATCAAGCACACGAACCCGTGCGGCGTGGCGACCGGCCTGACGATCGCCGAGGCCTACCTCCGCGCGCGCGAGGCGGATCCGTTGTCGGCCTTCGGCGGCATCGTGGGGCTGAACCGCCCGGTCGACGCGGAAACCGCCACAGCGCTCACCTCGACGTTTCTCGAGGCCGTCGTCGCGCCGTCGGTCCACGACGAAGCGAAGCCGATCCTCGCGGCCAGGACGAATCTCCGGGTCGTGATTGCGGACTTCAGCGCGTTCGCCGCGCGGCGCGTCGTCGATCTGCGGTCGATCCTCGGCGGCGTCCTCGCGCAGGAGCGCGACAGCGTCGAGGAGGCGCGCGCGCAGTGGCCCGGCGGCGGCCTGAAGGTCGTCACGGCGCGCACGCCGTCCGCCGTCGAGTGGGAGGCGCTGCGGTTTGCGTGGCGCATCTGCGCCCACGTGAAATCGAACGCGGTGGTGTTCACCGGCCGCGATCGCACCCTGGCGGTCGGGGCGGGGCAGATGAGCCGCGTGGACGCGGTGAAGGTGGCCGTCATGAAAGCGGGCAGCGCGCTGCGCGGATCGGTGGCGGCCTCCGACGCGTTCTTCCCGTTTCGCGACGGCCTCGACGCGATTGCCGGGGCGGGGGCGACCGCCGTCGTCCAGCCCGGCGGATCGGTTCGTGACGCGGAGGTGATCGCCGCGGCCGACGAGCACGGCCTCGCGATGGTCTTCGCCGGCATCCGGCACTTCCGTCACTGA